Within Lactobacillus amylovorus DSM 20531, the genomic segment CTTAAAACATTCTATTTAATTAAATAATTTCGTCTGCACATAAGGTGACCAAGTCTAGAGGATTTGGTCATTTTTTTGATCCTAATTTCTTGACCTTCATTAATAAATATTTAATAATTGTTTTAATTATTAAAGGTTGGGTGACAAAAATGATTATGGAACATTCGGCAGGTGCAGTTATTTATCGAAGAGCTGTTAGCGGAGAGCTAGAATATTTAATTGTACAGAGCGTAGTAAATCATAACTGGGGTTTCCCTAAAGGACACTTAGAAGGCGAGGAGACAGTCCAAGAAGCAGCTAAACGTGAAGTTGCGGAAGAGGTAGGGCTAAAGCCAGAATTTGATTTCAATTTTATGCGTAAGAAGAAATATTCATTAACAGAAAAGAAAACTAAAACTGTTACATATTATCTGGCCAAGTACGTTGCAGGACAAAAGGTAGCTAAGCAAAAAGAAGAGATCTTAGCAGACAAGTGGGTTACTTTTAAAGAAGCTAAAAAGTATCTAACAGAACATGGCAAGATGGACGTACTAAGAGCCGCGCGGGATTACATTAAGCAATAAAAAATACGAGAGCATTAAGCTCTCGTATTTTCGTCATTAAGAAATCTTATTTAATTATATGAAACATTTCCTAATTAGCTCAATTCTTTGATGATAGCTTCCAAAGTCTTCTTAGCCTCATCTTGGATTGGAGTTTCTGGGTGTTCTTCATCGTACTTGTTGAGCCAGTTCAAACGATCTTGCATTCTCTTGGCCAAGGTCTTTTGGTATTCTGGGTCTTCAAGGTGAACTTCGTAACCGTCAATTGGTAAGTAGCTTACACCCTTGAAGTTACCGAATGGCTTGAAGTCGCTGTCCTTAATGTTGCCGTTAGCCAAGTCTTCGATTAACTTCTTAGTAACTTCCTTTGGAATATCCTTGCCCATGAATGCGTCAGTGTTCAAGCTGTAGCAACTAGCGCCACGCTTAGTGAACAATTCCTTGAAGTCTGTGTAGTCGCCTGATACAGGGTATGCACGGAATGGGTCTGCGAATGGTTCGATAACCAAAGTATTCATATCGAAGCCCTTTGGCAAGTTTTCAGCAGAAGTTCTCTTGGTTGCTAAAGTACAACCCATAGTAGTTGCCAATACTGGGTCATCGATCTTGATGATTGGAGGTAATGAACCGTCCTTCATGATCCAGAACAAAGCAGTAATTGGTGACTTTTCAAAGTCTACACGGTGAGGACTAGTGTAACGGGTCTTGATAACACGACCGTTGTTGTTACGTAAGTCTTCAGTAACGATAACCTTCTTGCCGTTTTCGTCAAGAGTTACATCACAGTTCATAATAGTGGTGTAATACTTAGTTTCGTGGTGACCTGCTGGGTAGTCGTGAGTCTTGTCGAAGTATGAAGGTTCAAGAGCTACTGATGAACCATCTTCACGTGAAATGATGAATGCGTCGTCGTGCAATACAGTGATGTCGTATTTGCCATCGTACATTTCGTGAGTCAAAGTTGACTTACCTGAACCTGACAAGCCGTAGAATGCGAAGGTCTTGTCGTCTTTGTCGTTGAAGTGGAATGACTTTTCACCACCGTGACATGCAGTGTAGCCGTGACGGTGAGCAATAGCCCAAGCTAAAGTCAAGGTACCCTTCTTAAGTTCACCGAAGTAACGAAGGTTAAATACAGCGGCACAGTTATGAGGAGCGTCAAATACACCTAAACCCTTAGGATAATCTTCATCTTGAACATTTGGATCGAAGTAGAAGTAGATGTCTGGTTCGTTGTAGAACTTGGACTTTGCGTACATCTTTTCAGCTTCTTCGTCAAAGAAGTGGAAGTTCAAAATGTATGAAAGTAAGTTGAAGGCTTGGTCTTCTGGCATCATGATGTGGGCCTTAACAGTGAATGATGGGTCAAGACCTACCAAAACAGTAGCCTTTAAGTACTTTTGATCGTGACCTTTGTAAATGTCTTCACGTAAATTACCGTTTAAGGCTTCTGCATCTTCGTTAGGATTGTCAACAAAGTGACGTGCACTGGCAGTTCTACCTAAGATCTTACCATGGTTGTAAACCAATTGGGTTGCGCCGTAAGGTAAGCCTAATTCCTTGGTGTGAAGAATTGGTAAGTCAGTAACGATAACGCCTGATTGCTTCTTAGCTAAATTGTAAGCTTCAGCAACACTGGTTACTTCGTGTACGTTGTTGCCATAAAATGCACTCTCGATTGTTGCACGAGTGCGGCTAAACATAGGATTTGCTTTTCTAAGTTCATCTTGAGAATAACGTTCTTTTGTACTCATATTAAGATTTTTCCTCTCTAGGAAGCTTATTAAAACGCTTTCATTAACTTACGTCACCTATGATAACATAAAAGTTTGTTAATAACCACACAAATGTCAAAATATCGATTTTATGAAAAACAGAAACTTATACTTATGCCCGAGTTTACTAGGAGACCGTGCGTTTAAAAAATGTTATAATTAGAACACATGTACGCAAGAAAGGAAGGTAAAATGGATTCGAATCAGCTGTTTAAATACGTCTATGCAAAATATGGCCTTAAGTTTGAACCGATTATTCCAGGTTCGGCTGAGACTTATGTGCTCATGTCGCCAGTAGATAGCGGCTATTTTGCCATGCTTTCGCGTATCAAGATCAACGGAGAAATAAGAGCTGTCCTTGACTTAAAATGTGGTGACTTTGCAGGCACCATCCGCGATTTACCAGGTTTTACTGATCCAGTTAGAATCAAAGACGCAGCTTGGGTAGGTGCTGTTTTAGGAAACAATGATAGTTCAGTCAAAAAGGCGCTCGATTATGCCTTTAAGCTAGCGATGAACGGCAAGCAGGTTAACGTCGCGCAGGACCAATATTTCTATATTCCGCCTGATGATGTGGAAGAAAAGTACAAGGCCGAGCCAATTAAGCCACGCAAGAATTTGCAAAAGCAGGCCGATCCAGATATTCCGGATAAAATTAGACAGATGCTCAAACTGTATGATTACAGTCTTTTGCCGCAAAAAGGTAGAGCCAAGAATTTTTATGTGCAAGCACGTTTTATGGCGGACTATGAGGATAATTATGCAGAATATTTTGCCTTTAAAAGCTTTTATCCGACTTACCACGACATGAATATCGGTCAGTTGCGCAGTTATTTTACTTGGCGGAGTAAATTGCGCAAGGGCAATTATCAGAAGACGAGTACGTCGTATGCGTTTGTATATCTTTATGAATTACTGAACAATGTCGGCGTGAATCCACAAGAAGGCTATGACAAGTTGCTTGATTTTAAGCACAACTATGTGGAAAAGTATGATTTGGCGATGGAACCTTATCTGAATGATTGGCTAAAAGACTATGTTTTGTACTACCAATTAGGACAAGATGAGATCGATAATTGTTTTGCCCAAGAAATTAAAGAAGACCATGACTATCTGATTTTGCGTCATCCCGAAGATTATTCGACTGAGAAATTAGCCGCTGTTTTTGCAAATAGATCATCGTATTGGAACACTTCCAAGGTGATTAAGCAGAATCAGGCTAAATTTACCGAGCTTTTAAAATGCGTGTGGCAGGAATTGCTAGATGCTAAAAAGTTTGGCATTGCTTATTACAGCGCCTTTGTGGCTAAGCCGCAGGTTAAGCAGCAAGATGTGTTTTTAGGCAGCGTTTTTTATAATCGGGAAAAGAAAATTCCCACCCAAATGGTTGATGCCGCAAGAAAATATGTCTTTATGAATGGCACTTGGCAAATTCATTTTGATGAGCCGGTGAAAAGGCAGAAGACCAATTTAAATACTTTTTTGCATGAATTGGACCGCATTGCCCGTGAGAAGTTAAAGCTGGGGCGTCCAATCAAGCCACGTTTTATCGATCAAGCGGTGTTAAAGGCGATTGACGCTGGCATTGCTGTTTATCAAGAACAACAAGAAAAAGCCAAGATTGATCAGATTAAGATTGATTTCTCTGACTTGGATAAAATTCGTGCTAATGCTTCGGTAACACGCGATAGCCTGTTAACCGATGAAGAAAAAGAATTAGAGCAGGAAGAACAAAAGCAAGTAGAGCAGAAAAAAGAGATTGAGAAACCAGCAGAAGTTAAGACAGATAATGAATATGGTCTCGATAAAAATGAGATGTTCTTGTTTATTTCTTTACTTAAAAATCAGCCGTGGCAAGATTACGTTAAGAAAAATCATTTGATGATATCGATTCTGGCTGATAGCATCAACGAAAAGCTGTTTGACGAAATTGGCGATAATGTCATCGAATTTGATGAAGATAACCAACCACAAATTATTGAAGATTATAAAGAAGATTTAGAAGATATGTTTTTGAAGGGATGAAAATATGCCACAAAAAAGAAGAGTACCTAAGAGAATTGCCCAAATCGTATTGAATTCGCTCAAAGGTGGGGTAGTGCCACGAATTGGTTTGCCTTATATCACAGTTGGCCGTAAAGCAGAAATTGAAGCATTGCTGCACGATGTCGACGTCATTCAAGAAGGCGGTGCTAGTTTCCGCTTCATCGTTGGACGTTATGGTTCCGGTAAAAGTTTTTTACTGCAAACCATCCGCAACTACGTCATGGACAAAAACTTTGTGGTCGTTGACGGCGACCTTTCGCCAGAAAGACGTTTGCAAGGTTCAAAAGGCCAAGGGCTAGCCACTTATCGTGAATTAATTCAAAATCTTTCTACCAAAACCAGACCTGAAGGCGGCGCCTTAACTTTAATTCTGGATCGCTGGATCAATTCGGTGCAGACACAGGTTGTTAGCGAAGGAATTGCCAGTGATGATCCCAAGTTTGAAGCAGCAGTGGATCAGAAGATTTATGGCGTAATTTCATCATTGAACGAACTGGTTCACGGTTTTGATTTTGCCAAGCTGTTGAATATGTACTATCACGCTTACATGAGTGGTGACGACGAAACTAAGGCCAAGGTCGTTAAGTGGTTTAGAGGTGAATACAGTCACAAGACCGAAGCCAAAAAATATTTGGGTGTTGATATTATCATT encodes:
- a CDS encoding bis(5'-nucleosyl)-tetraphosphatase, which produces MIMEHSAGAVIYRRAVSGELEYLIVQSVVNHNWGFPKGHLEGEETVQEAAKREVAEEVGLKPEFDFNFMRKKKYSLTEKKTKTVTYYLAKYVAGQKVAKQKEEILADKWVTFKEAKKYLTEHGKMDVLRAARDYIKQ
- a CDS encoding phosphoenolpyruvate carboxykinase (ATP); the protein is MSTKERYSQDELRKANPMFSRTRATIESAFYGNNVHEVTSVAEAYNLAKKQSGVIVTDLPILHTKELGLPYGATQLVYNHGKILGRTASARHFVDNPNEDAEALNGNLREDIYKGHDQKYLKATVLVGLDPSFTVKAHIMMPEDQAFNLLSYILNFHFFDEEAEKMYAKSKFYNEPDIYFYFDPNVQDEDYPKGLGVFDAPHNCAAVFNLRYFGELKKGTLTLAWAIAHRHGYTACHGGEKSFHFNDKDDKTFAFYGLSGSGKSTLTHEMYDGKYDITVLHDDAFIISREDGSSVALEPSYFDKTHDYPAGHHETKYYTTIMNCDVTLDENGKKVIVTEDLRNNNGRVIKTRYTSPHRVDFEKSPITALFWIMKDGSLPPIIKIDDPVLATTMGCTLATKRTSAENLPKGFDMNTLVIEPFADPFRAYPVSGDYTDFKELFTKRGASCYSLNTDAFMGKDIPKEVTKKLIEDLANGNIKDSDFKPFGNFKGVSYLPIDGYEVHLEDPEYQKTLAKRMQDRLNWLNKYDEEHPETPIQDEAKKTLEAIIKELS
- a CDS encoding TerB N-terminal domain-containing protein, which translates into the protein MDSNQLFKYVYAKYGLKFEPIIPGSAETYVLMSPVDSGYFAMLSRIKINGEIRAVLDLKCGDFAGTIRDLPGFTDPVRIKDAAWVGAVLGNNDSSVKKALDYAFKLAMNGKQVNVAQDQYFYIPPDDVEEKYKAEPIKPRKNLQKQADPDIPDKIRQMLKLYDYSLLPQKGRAKNFYVQARFMADYEDNYAEYFAFKSFYPTYHDMNIGQLRSYFTWRSKLRKGNYQKTSTSYAFVYLYELLNNVGVNPQEGYDKLLDFKHNYVEKYDLAMEPYLNDWLKDYVLYYQLGQDEIDNCFAQEIKEDHDYLILRHPEDYSTEKLAAVFANRSSYWNTSKVIKQNQAKFTELLKCVWQELLDAKKFGIAYYSAFVAKPQVKQQDVFLGSVFYNREKKIPTQMVDAARKYVFMNGTWQIHFDEPVKRQKTNLNTFLHELDRIAREKLKLGRPIKPRFIDQAVLKAIDAGIAVYQEQQEKAKIDQIKIDFSDLDKIRANASVTRDSLLTDEEKELEQEEQKQVEQKKEIEKPAEVKTDNEYGLDKNEMFLFISLLKNQPWQDYVKKNHLMISILADSINEKLFDEIGDNVIEFDEDNQPQIIEDYKEDLEDMFLKG
- a CDS encoding ATP-binding protein, with product MPQKRRVPKRIAQIVLNSLKGGVVPRIGLPYITVGRKAEIEALLHDVDVIQEGGASFRFIVGRYGSGKSFLLQTIRNYVMDKNFVVVDGDLSPERRLQGSKGQGLATYRELIQNLSTKTRPEGGALTLILDRWINSVQTQVVSEGIASDDPKFEAAVDQKIYGVISSLNELVHGFDFAKLLNMYYHAYMSGDDETKAKVVKWFRGEYSHKTEAKKYLGVDIIISDSDWYEYLKLFATFFRQAGYAGLMIMIDELVNIYKIPNAISRQYNYEKILTMYNDTLQGKAKYLGIIMCGTPQAVEDRRRGVYSYEALRSRLASGKFAQESARDMYAPVIRLEPLTAEEMLVLTEKLADMHANLYGYERTITDNDLAQFIKIEYARVGADTNITPREIIRDFIELLDIVWQNPDKKITDLLNSDQFSYTKSEAVSDNAEKDYTEFKI